The genomic stretch GATGGTGTGCTTGGGCATGATGAGCGGCCAGTCCGTAGCCAGCCCCTGCAGAAAGGAGGCGCTCGTGAACTTGAGCTTTATGTTGATGGTGCTCGGGTCAACCACGTCCACCTTGTCAACGGCCGTGAGCAGCGCCGCAACGCGCGGGCTGATGATCTTGTACTGGTCCGGGTAGGCCGCGCGCATCAGGCTGAACGCGGCGTCCTCCGCGGTGAACGGCTTGCCGTCATGCCACGTCACGCCCTTGCGGAGCTGGAACGTGTAGGTCAGGCCATCCTGGCTGACAGCCCACTTCTCCGCAAGCTCGCCCACGATCTCGTTTTGACGCAGATAGTGGTATTTGACCAGACCTTCGTAGTTGTTTCGCAGCGCCAGGAGGGAGTTGGTCGAGGTCTCCTGATGGACGTCATACGTGGGCGGGTCTTCAATGGTCCCTATGAGCAGCACGCCTCCGCGTTTGGCCGCGCCTACAGGCGTCGCCAGAATGGCCGTGGGCAGCGCGGACGGTGGCTGGGGCGCCGAAATCACTGCCACCTGAGTCGGCGACGGCCTGGGGGCCGGTGCGGAGGTAGGCGCCGCCGGAGCCGACGGTGCGGGCGCTGAAGGGGCTGGGGGCGCTACGGACGGGGCGCAGCCGGCCAGGAGCAGGGAGGCTGACGCGAGGCTTGTCCAGAAGATGCGAGAGATCCGGGACGCCTTTGTCATGGTGCTCTCCTTCCGTGACCTTAGAACGTCGGGCAAAGTTGCGCCACGTATAGGAACGCCTGCGGCGTTACGTGTTCGGCGCCGAGAATCCCTCACGGATGCGACTGGCCGGGGACAACTATATGCGTGCGCATTGCGCCCTGTCAAGCTGTGACGTACACTGCACTCGCTCATCCTGTCCGAAGGACTCTCCGCCTTGCGGAGTCCGCTCTGCGGATGCGGACCGGACTCCTTCGGAGAGCCTGATGAAGACGAGCGGACACGGTGGCGGACAGACGTAGACCCTTCGCTTCGCTCACGGTGACATGAGAAGTGGAACGCAGCGCGCATACTGACGCGGGAGGGTCTGGGGGTATCCCCCAGCCGTAGCTTCTTCCCCTTCCCCCTTCGGCTTCGCTCAGGGCGGGCTCTACAGTGGAAGGGGACACAGGGGCTGAGGTATCCCGCTCAAGAGCCCCTCTGAAATCGTGTAAAATGCGCTACGGACTGTGACCTGGTACTTCCCCCGCGCGGTTGACTCAATGCAATGAAGGAGGCATCACTATGACCATGGCGCTGGAAGGCATCAAAGTCCTGGACCTCTCCCGCTACGCTCCCGGCCTCTACTGCTCCATGATGCTGGCGGACATGGGCGCAGACGTCGTCCGCATCGAGGAGCCGGAGGCGAAGGGCCGCCGCGCCGCCCTCATGACCACCGTCAGCGCCCCCGTGCGCGACAAGGTGGACGCGCGCGCCGTCGCGTATCACGCCCTCGACCGCAACAAGCGCAGCATCGCCATTGACCTCAAGAGCGAGGCGGGCCGCGCCGTCTTCCATCGCATGGTCCAGACGGCTGACGTGGTGATGGAGGGCTACCGGCCGGGCGTCGCCGACCGCCTGGGCGTGGGCTACGAGGACCTGAGCCGCATCAACCCCCGCATTGTCTATATGTCCCTCACCGGCTACGGCCAGGACGGCCCCTACAAGAACCTAGTGGGGCATGACATCAACTACATCGCCACTTCGGGCGTGCTCGGCGTCATCGGCCCGAAGGAGGCCCCCGCCATCCCGCTGAACCTTGTGGCCGACTATGCGGGCGGCTCCATGCACGCGGCGCTCGGCATCTGTATCGCCCTCCTGGCGCGCCACAAGACGGGCAAGGGCCAGCACGTGGACATCTCTATG from Dehalococcoidia bacterium encodes the following:
- a CDS encoding CaiB/BaiF CoA-transferase family protein, with protein sequence MTMALEGIKVLDLSRYAPGLYCSMMLADMGADVVRIEEPEAKGRRAALMTTVSAPVRDKVDARAVAYHALDRNKRSIAIDLKSEAGRAVFHRMVQTADVVMEGYRPGVADRLGVGYEDLSRINPRIVYMSLTGYGQDGPYKNLVGHDINYIATSGVLGVIGPKEAPAIPLNLVADYAGGSMHAALGICIALLARHKTGKGQHVDISMTDGALAMMAHPYAEYLYSGTPMRRCEEQLNGAAPFYNSYQTKDGKWISIGAIEPYFYENLCKLLGCEDCIPDEHNHALWPARTERFRKAFRQRTRDEWFQRMSEVDVCVGKVYDFDEIETDPQLRHRKMFIEMEHPQVGKVKQIGIGIKLSATPGKVRHLAPSRGQDTDAVLREYGYSAADIARLREGHAIL